One window of the Labeo rohita strain BAU-BD-2019 chromosome 9, IGBB_LRoh.1.0, whole genome shotgun sequence genome contains the following:
- the itgb2 gene encoding LOW QUALITY PROTEIN: integrin beta-2 (The sequence of the model RefSeq protein was modified relative to this genomic sequence to represent the inferred CDS: deleted 2 bases in 2 codons), whose product MLQAVCLRGLLLLLVGRQVYTEEQCLKASINTCGECIRSGSGCAWCKDLNFTKTGEQEAVRCDTVASLQKRGCSHNFIINPKNDFFKSFKQASDCWYKPVQIQPQEISLNLRPGMPYIFDLHFKRAEGYPVDLYYLMDLSYSMKDDLENVKKLGNNLLSELTKITGNARIGFGSFVDKTLLPYTDTNEAKLQRPCADKNEPCQPAFGFQHVLSLTTDGNKFKNMVAQQHISGNLDPPEGSLDAIMQVAVCVNDIGWGNSTRLLVLATDDGFHMAGDGKLAAILEPNQETCQLVNNKYSKSNIWDYPSVGQIARKLEEQNIQPIFAVTKKMETVYTELSKLIPKSAVGVLSEDSSNVVNLIVDAYNNLTSEVIMAHDALPDFVSVKYTSNCEGGQKPSDRGKCDNVNIGKEVIFRVTVTVEKCIESQSFLIGPLGFNEKLKVNVATRCECECDDKKELHPHCGGNGKVVCGGCRCNPGFLGQRCECKLGQKDEASLKAQCRKDNGTECEGKGDCLCGRCQCHNTDSGGNFYGEFCECDDEHCEKNNNQQCAGHGKCKCGKCDCDQGYEGSACQCAKSDEACKIENTVCYNRGKCVCNHCNCERGYKGPYCKTCPNCQRPCDNSGSCVECLAFGTGPFEKNCTETCKHLTVKVEQNLIKKDCRVKDKEGCWMTFTMTEQPGFDTYSVTVLKDRECPEGPNIAAIVGGSLAAVALIGLLILLIVKGVLYASDLREWRRFEKDRKHEKSCGTNPLFQNATTTVQNPTFSGD is encoded by the exons ATGCTTCAGGCAGTGTGTCTGAGGGGCCTTCTCCTGTTATTGGTGGGAAGACAAG TCTACACTGAGGAACAATGTTTAAAAGCTTCAATAAACACGTGTGGAGAATGCATCAGATCCGGGTCTGGCTGTGCCTGGTGTAAAGATTTG AATTTCACCAAGACCGGGGAGCAGGAAGCAGTACGTTGTGACACAGTTGCTTCGCTTCAGAAACGAGGATGTTCACACAATTTCATAATAAAtcctaaaaatgatttttttaaaagtttcaaaCAAGCCTCTGACTGCTGGTACAAA CCAGTGCAAATCCAACCACAAGAAATAAGTCTGAATCTTAGACCAG ggaTGCCCTACATTTTTGATCTACATTTTAAAAGGGCAGAAGGCTATCCAGTAGATCTCTACTACCTAATGGATCTCTCATACTCCATGAAAGATGAtttggaaaatgtaaaaaaactggGAAATAATTTACTTTCTGAGCTCACTAAAATCACCGGCAATGCCAGGATAG GCTTTGGTTCGTTTGTCGACAAAACGCTTCTTCCATACACCGACACCAATGAAGCGAAGCTCCAACGGCCGTGCGCAGATAAAAATGAACCGTGTCAGCCAGCATTTGGCTTTCAGCATGTGCTTTCACTGACAACAGATGGGAACAAGTTCAAAAATATGGTAGCCCAGCAGCATATATCAGGAAACCTAGACCCTCCAGAGGGAAGCCTGGATGCCATCATGCAAGTCGCAGTCTGCGTG AATGATATTGGTTGGGGAAACAGCACTCGGTTGCTGGTGTTGGCCACTGATGATGGCTTCCACATGGCAGGGGATGGAAAACTTGCTGCCATTCTGGAACCAAACCAAGAAACCTGTCAGCTGGTCAACAACAAATACAGCAAGAGCAACATCTGG GATTACCCATCTGTTGGACAAATTGCTCGCAAGCTGGAGGAGCAAAACATTCAACCAATTTTTGCAGTCACC AAAAAAATGGAAACCGTGTACACA GAGCTGAGCAAACTGATTCCTAAATCTGCAGTAGGAGTGCTCTCTGAAGACTCGAGCAACGTTGTCAATCTAATTGTGGATGCATACAAT AACTTGACCTCTGAAGTGATCATGGCTCATGACGCCCTCCCAGACTTTGTATCTGTGAAATACACGTCAAATTGTGAAGGTGGACAAAAACCCAGTGACAGGGGGAAATGTGATAATGTGAACATTGGTAAGGAG GTGATTTTTAGGGTGACAGTAACAGTAGAGAAATGCATTGAGAGTCAGAGCTTCCTCATCGGGCCACTGGGCTTTAATGAAAAGCTGAAGGTGAACGTTGCGACTCGATGCGAGTGTGAATGTGATGATAAAAAAGAGCTTCATCCTCACTGTGGGGGGAACGGTAAAGTTGTCTGTGGTGGCTGCAG GTGTAATCCGGGATTCTTAGGACAGCGATGTGAGTGCAAACTAGGCCAAAAGGACGAGGCGTCATTGAAAGCGCAGTGCCGGAAGGACAACGGGACCGAATGCGAAGGCAAAGGAGACTGTCTGTGCGGACGTTGTCAGTGCCATAATACGGATAGCGGTGGCAATTTCTATGGCGAATTCTGTGAATGCGACGACGAgcactgtgaaaaaaataacaatcaaCAGTGTGCAG GTCATGGCAAATGCAAATGTGGTAAATGTGACTGTGATCAAGGCTATGAGGGCTCAGCGTGTCAATGCGCAAAATCCGATGAGGCTTGCAAGATCGAAAATACTGTTTGTTATAACCGTGGGAAATGCGTGTGTAACCACTGTAATTGTGAGAGAGGATACAAGGGGCCCTACTGCAAAACGTGTCCTAATTGCCAACGTCCGTGTGATAATTCCGG GAGTTGTGTTGAATGTTTGGCCTTTGGGACCGGTCCGTTTGAGAAGAACTGCACTGAAACCTGTAAACATCTGACGGTTAAGGTGGAACAAAACTTGATCAAGAAAGATTGTCGAGTCAAAGATAAAGAGGGCTGCTGGATGACATTTACAATGACGGAACAGCCTGGATTTGACACATACTCTGTCACTGTCCTCAAAGACAGAG AATGTCCTGAGGGGCCAAACATAGCAGCCATCGTAGGAGGATCTCTAGCAGCTGTGGCGTTGATTGGTCTCCTGATCCTCCTCATTGTCAAGGGAGTTCTGTATGCAAGCGACCTTAGAGAATGGAGGAGATttgaaaaagacagaaaacatgaaaaatcatgt GGTACCAACCCATTATTCCAGAATGCTACAACCACAGTTCAAAACCCAACATTTTCTGGAGATTAG